A region of the Cyprinus carpio isolate SPL01 chromosome A14, ASM1834038v1, whole genome shotgun sequence genome:
ctatatttatttgtattatttattatatttactgttttctactataaagaactgaaaaggttcttcatggaaacatAGATGTCTTTATTTTTAGGAGCTGTACAAAGAGGCTGcttcacacacaaactcagataTTATGTGAAAAAGAGTCAAGTTATAACAGAATTTAAGTTTATTCACTTAACCAAGTATTTCTGGAATTTTTCTGGCTTAGCGAAGGTAATTTCCTTGTTTATTGTTGCACCGTATCACTTCCCTTGGACCCTTGCCCTAAAAAAATATGGCTAAGGGTGTGATATTAAGACATGCTGTGTTGTACTGTGTTAAAACTCAAATGTCCATGAAATGACAGGTGAAGGAAAAGCGTGTTTACTGAATTAAAGATAAATGCACACCTCCTCTCGGTATTTCCTGTCATCCTGTTTTTCATCTACATAAACTCAAGTAAACAAGTGAAGATTCAGACAGATTTTGTAGcctttttttcagatgtttgtaaatatttgatttatagccagaatatatatatatataatttattattactacttttgTAAATACCcgtttacatattttacatgcatcatattttaaatacaacaattttatatattttattcctctTTTTGTGTAGATGATGTGTTCTCAGACATTCCTGATCCGGCATGGATGGCTCGTCTTTCTCTTCCTCTGACAACCGACTACCATGAAAACCTGTTTGTCCCGGATGGGCCACCCTCCCCTGATACCCACTGTCCCATGGCTGGTCTTGATGATTCCTCTTCCTTCTCTACTTTTGGTAAAACCCCAGAGAAGGCCCCGCTGGGTGGCAGAGCTCTGATTTCAGAAGTGAGCTCCTTGTTTGAGATGCTGTTGACACAGAAAGCTGATGCCCAGTCGTGTCCACCTGCTGACGTACTCTACAGACTTTCAGCAGCTTATAGACGTTCACTTGGCTTAGACACACCTGCAAACGGAGGTGCTGCCCACACACGCCAACAAGGGCAAAATCCCATAATGCAATATGCCAACCTTATGCCATAACAGCAAAGAATGTTTCATTTCTGGTGCCAAATCATACAAGCCTCAGGAACACTCAGAATGACAAAACATATTATAACATCATCTTTTTTTTGGTCTGGCTGGAACAGGCTATGCccataaaaacacaaacttttatttttttcgaaGACAAAAGTTCACATCCGTAGTGCATTATAAGACtgaaaaaaattgatttgatATATCCTTTTGCAAGAAGGTGTGGTTCATGCAGTGCATAGCAGAAATGAGTCTGTCTCCTCTTTAGGAAGTAGCTGTTTATATCCTCTGAAGCACAAACATCTCCCAAACATGTCTTTTCTCTCAGCTACAGTCATCCACTACATGCAGGATTACCTGACAGCGCCCACTGCTGGCTAGTATGGTTATTTTTTATGCCGGTTctctaatataaatattaatttgtatagtTACAGGGCATGTAATAATCAGATAATTTAGAAGTAAGCCTAACACTGTACATGCAAGACTTGGTCTTCGTTGGTAAGGACTGCAAAGCACTGATGATAGAATTCAGTAATGCTCTGAAtgtaacaggtttttttttctttgaatgctATAAGTTATTGATATCAAAGCAaagatgtatatattttttcaatgtcattttgaatgtgtagtgttgtttttgtattcatAATTGACATAACGGTTACTTTTtgtaaactatataaataaaataattacaaaacttactgtactgtatttattttgaagccaatcaatgaaaatgtattttaacccTAAAACCCCCATGGattcaattttctttctttttttttttttttttttaaaggggaaaaaaaaaatcaagactaaGAATACATAAAATTTACTATCATGCAGCTGGTCTGAGTATCAACATGGTTATGATTATCTGATAATATTACAGCATAATTGTGTGACAGTAAAGCCTGATCATATGGAACAATTTTCAGAATAAAGTAATTTGTTGAACACTGAATATTATGATATAGAGCTCATACTCTGGAGTAAAAAACACCTCAATTTTAaccagaggcccaaactgagcaaaaatcagtttttatttttaatatagatttcTATTAAAATTTTAAGTCATAGTAAGACATGCTCAGATTTATGATCAAAGCGCTGTAGTTTTTGTTATAAGGGACCAAACAAAATGCAATACAATGGTGATCAAgagaacaaaacattatttaaaagcttgatgcatctttttttttattttattaaacagctTTTTACTTGCTACGAAAGTATACACTTCATCAATCAATCAGACAAccgaaggcatgtagtagattgtgcaacaggtttttcagcaaagtttagtcatgttgatcatttagaaacCCACACATATTACACAAGATAGTACTCCAAAAAGTTGGAGACAAAGATATActaaaaatactcaaaatacagaagtttatttttttctcctgccaaagtggataaaagtattaatggcTCATCTTGGCCTtacctatatatattttaaagttgcacTCAAAAATCTGAGGAATCATGTTTGAACAGGCTTTAAGGCTGGTAGTACTCAAtgtcagtaatgtgtgataatatGTCCCAAGTCAACAGTCGGGTGATGATGGACTCCCCTGCACGACCTAATCTTCTCCCAAACTTTCATCACCCTAACACCTCAAGAAACTCTTCCTGGCAATGGCTGCTATTGTCCAGCTCACAGGAGATATAAAGGCACTGTTCTCTGTAATGCTCCGGTCAAACACTCTCCTGAATACAACACTAACTCTTGATCAGTTCttgcaagtgcacattcaatgaaaacataaaactataaataaaaacgaTTGAAACTTTATTGGAATCTATTTCAcatttgttgttattgtccacaaaaggattaaaaaaaaagtcatgggaCACTAACAAAGTTCAAGCCTACAATCAAAGCTTAAAAAGTACAAGAGCTCAAATCAGCCCTAATTTGCCAAAAATCTGTCTTAAAGCATTAACTGACAAAAGAGAAGTTTCAAAGTCTGGTATACTGTATGTACTAGAGGAACTCATCACTACAATGACGTATGAGACAGTGAATGCATATCTATGTATACACATGCACAATTCATGACTGACAGACATATTTGCTGTGGGAAAATGATCGCATCCTGGTTCAAATCTCTCCTGAAGGTCCTCCATTTCTATTACAGGCTGTAGAATTTGAGACTTCTGTCCATGCCAGTGGAAGCCAGGAACTGAGCATGTTCACCAAAAGCCACACCGGTCACCAGACCTGAGTGATCTAcaagagaaaggaagagagatTCAAACACAACAATGCatagcaaagaaaagaaaagtcagtTTGATAGCTCAGAACAAAACATTCTTGACAAGACGGCAAACCTCACACAGCTTAAAAGTACACACAGAataatattactaaacaaaacaacattttttggcTCAACTCACCAGAGAAGTTGAGGACCTCAGACCACTGTTTACAGATATAAACTCTTATGTCTGAGCCACCAACAGCCAGATATGTCCCACTCTGGTCAAAGACCAAAGACTTCACCTACAGGAGGAAGGCAGAAATATTAGCCATGCTttctgtaaaagtagtaaaaCAGATGAAGAACACAACAATCAAATCTGTGGCCTATGCAAGAAGACCTCATAATTGTTGTCCAAAGTGATCGTCTTGAAGTTCTTCAGCTTCCTCAAATCCCACAGCTTGAGTGAACTGTCCTGAGCACCTACAGGTCAACCAAAAAAGGTAGAGACAGTATAAAAGACAATTAACATTCAGTAAAGTTGATTTAACTGCACTAACACTATTGGATGAGAATgaaatttgaactgaattgagctgaagaACACAATGCCTTTTGTAGAGCTGCAATTCGAGTAGTTTCATAATGAATTCTGCAACATTAACgcttattttcctgtttattttaaataaatgtgatttgatttgaCATCCACTTCCCTCTCAAGTCAGGGACTTACCAGTGGCCAGATAGTATCCATTCTCGGAGAAGGCGATGGACGTCACAGGACCTGAATGTCCGGGGAAGTTGGCTACATTGGTCCGTTCCTTCAGATCCCAGATCTTAATCTGAGAATCTGCCGTGCCAGTGCCGAAAATCAGACCGTCAGGATGGAACTGAGCACAGGTCAGAGCTGAAGGCAAACAAGAAAGGCTTTACATTTTCCGTATGTGAGCAGAATAAAATTTAAGGGGTTGgcaaaataaagcaacaaaatatttttcagcctttaaagatattaaatgttttatatagcaTTTCATCCAAAAGCCATTTTTGCCAACAAGATTCTAAATGCACAATGACATTAAATACAGTCAAATCTAGTTCAAATAAGACATTTTGCATTCAATAAATCTGAACTGAGCATGTGGAACTAGTTAAACTGGTACAATATTTAAGACGCACATCACCAAATGTAAAGTAAGGCTGGGCGATATGGACCAAAAACGCGATAcacatagaaagcacattaaaatcatCACTAAATTAGGAATCAATAAATGATAATGATATTGTTTTTCTATTATATCACATTACTGATCTgttctattgtttgttttatggttgTATATTTTTTCCCCGTTAACCATTTCCTTAACAGTTCTATTAATGATTTTAGTACTCTGTTTTCTCATTGCCCTGAAAGACTTAGAACCAATGCATCAGAAATTCAACACaaatacaagaaatattttataatacattgaAAACAGCCAATGGAACTAACCCTAacatcaaatttttttatttttttttttaattaaaccagtACTGAATAACAGCCAGATCAGTCACCAAGCTTATAATGCAGAAAAATGAATTTTGCcaacacaaaaattaatataCTTAATATCTGATAAATTGCCTAGCCCTAGCTGACAGAGAGGAATACTTGCCACATCCAGCGGTCTCATCGGTGACTTTAGTCAAGACACGTCCAGTTTGGATATCCGAGAAGGCCCAGTACTACAACACACATACGTTTTAATGCATTCCACTCTGACAGACAGAAAACTGCTTCGAAGATACAAAGGTTTTGAAAAGTTCTTTTCACAAAAGAAGTGAAACTATTATACTTCACTGAGTATAATGTAATTAGTAGCATCATGTTTGTGCGTTGCTTGTGTACTGTTCCTCAACCATCAGCCTGTGTGTTACCTGGTCCTCAGAAGAGCTCAGCAAGTAGTCTCCGGTAGCGTGTAGAGAGAGGCCGGTAACACTAGCCTCGTGGGCCCTGATCACCTGCACGCAGTTGCCCCCGGTAACAGACCACACGCGGATAGTGCTGTCTGGAGACGCGGAGAACACCACCGACTGACAGAGAACACGAGAAGAGACATGTGAGAACTGAAGACTAACCAGAAATGAGTTTGTGTATGAAGAGCGGGAGCGATGGCATACCTGAGCAGGGTGGTAGATGACAGACGAGACCTTTTTGGTGTGTCCTTTGAGGGTGGCAACAATCTGCTCCTCCCGACGGTCGAACACCACCACGTTCTTATCAGCACCACCTGGGGAGGGCAtgtcaaaaaaactttttgaagcaGTGTATATGTGGGTCTGTCTTCAGGAGCAACAGTGCCATTAACATGCAGTAACACATGACAGTAATTGATGTATATAGTCACACAACCCTCTCCTCTATATCTGACCACAAGTGCTCATAGGAGACATGTTCAAAATATACAAGTCTGACGACTGGTGATCAAATTGTGTTTGTGTAACTGTGTTGTTATGGTACCGGTGAGGACTTTGTTGGTGTCTGTTGGGCAGAGATCCAGAGAGATGATTCCTGGTATACTGGCACTGTGAAGACCCtattaatgagaaaaaagaaaaaagggggttCATTTGAGATGAGTTCTGTTCCGAACACTGCATGGAACAGAAGCTGCATGCTGTCTATGTAGGATGCAACCTAATAGGATGTGAAATGAAATTTAAGATCAAAAGTGACTAACTCAAAACGATAAGCTAACATCAAGATACTGTAATAGggataaaaatacataaacacaaacataggATGTAACTTATAACAATTTAAGATTTAGCCATTTAACTCACTTGTTTTTAGACAAGTATTTAATAGGGCCGCGTCAACTAGTCGCATCTGTGCACTGAAAACATCTGCCGGTCACATTACTATAGACTactgaaaaaacatttatttagacaaaatgcaTCTGAAATACAGCTGCTGTGGGAAAAGTGGAGGACTCAAGTCATTACAAAACTCTGGACTTCACtgcatacagtcgtggccaaaagttctGGCAGCgacaaattttgttttgcaaagtttgctgcattttaaataattgctaaaagcttaattggccaaaaaatgaacttttcacaaataataataataataataataataatttcaccgTTTtctgatcctgacacaaaatgacgcactaacattaattgactaatcatatcagcagcacatgtgaaagtgtgaatgagtactagtcaggtgaaatcaccatcatactaattagattgtaagagcagactgattgctataaaaggagggaagcagcgcttccaatcattgtgttcttgttagcagtGATTACttccaaagaaacatgtgcagccatcatcattttgcatcaaaatgggctcacatgcaaggaaattgcaaCAAAGAATATTGCATCCGAAAGAACCATTTATGGGATAATCAAGAACTTTAAGGaaagaggttcgactgcagtgactgagtcttcaggacgtcccagagtgtccagcaagctccaggaccgtctcctcctgaggagtcagctacagaatcatgtctccagcagtgcagagctcgCTCAGGAATGggagcaggttggtgtgagagcatctgcacactcagtgaggccaagacttttggacaacagcctaagaagggcagcaaagaagccacttctctctaagaaaaacgtcaaggacagactgaaattctgcaggaagtacaaggattggacagcagaagactggtgcaaagtaattttctctgatgaagctcccttctgactgtttgagacatctggaaaatcgattgttcggagaagaaaaggtgaacgctagcatgagtcctgtgttgtgccaacagtgaagcatcctgagacatCCATGTGTGGGGCTGCTtctcaaccaagggagtgggctctctc
Encoded here:
- the LOC109102535 gene encoding pre-mRNA-processing factor 19-like; amino-acid sequence: MSLVCAISNEVPEHPCVSPVSNQVFERRLIEKYIAENGVDPVNGQPLSEEQLIDIKVSHPIRPKAPSATSIPAILKSLQDEWDAVMLHSFTLRQQLQTTRQELSHALYQHDAACRVIARLTKEVTAAREALATLKPQAGLIAPQATPASQTAAVGAGGEAMEVSEQVGMTPEIIQKLQDKATVLTTERKKRGKTVPEDLIRAEDLGKFRQVASHAGLHSASIPGIISLDLCPTDTNKVLTGGADKNVVVFDRREEQIVATLKGHTKKVSSVIYHPAQSVVFSASPDSTIRVWSVTGGNCVQVIRAHEASVTGLSLHATGDYLLSSSEDQYWAFSDIQTGRVLTKVTDETAGCALTCAQFHPDGLIFGTGTADSQIKIWDLKERTNVANFPGHSGPVTSIAFSENGYYLATGAQDSSLKLWDLRKLKNFKTITLDNNYEVKSLVFDQSGTYLAVGGSDIRVYICKQWSEVLNFSDHSGLVTGVAFGEHAQFLASTGMDRSLKFYSL